A genomic stretch from Nitrospirota bacterium includes:
- a CDS encoding HD domain-containing phosphohydrolase, producing the protein MVKIYHIDDEAERYIPITLDELVPGTQISFEIFCHDGTMIKSLLDKGATYSLFAQKMIEKQAVGRFFIRQGSALNLNEYMHNAAKLKRMLLDPHFFESRYREFRDKWFVVDKQVLNSGIPFDIRLGGLRFPVFGEIPFSVDNNATYRHLLDLNSDIAVRKQDVDAYYTYLDTILDAEWIEDPLLKLRARREKLNVWCYRVLEEASGDGIRQDTLLKLYKHISIVLKLLINDFSYAGNFLFFDVSDVFLPLHSVNVCLLSMIVGHMMNREESALFNLGIAAVLHDVGRVAINDEGGEDAPSGAARELFKSHVVKGHEILAPCSDVPRAAKVVALTHHEHVDGSGYVYGLTGERIHPFSKIVGVVDTFENRLVTDFRHASLKRAEIIEMMARNGGRFDPDVLAAFIRFMAGVALL; encoded by the coding sequence ATGGTAAAGATATACCATATAGACGATGAGGCCGAACGTTATATCCCCATAACGCTCGACGAGCTCGTGCCGGGCACGCAGATTTCCTTCGAGATATTCTGCCATGACGGCACCATGATCAAGTCCCTCCTCGACAAGGGCGCGACCTACAGCCTCTTTGCCCAAAAGATGATCGAAAAGCAGGCGGTGGGCCGGTTCTTTATCCGGCAGGGCAGCGCCCTCAACCTGAACGAGTACATGCACAACGCCGCCAAGCTGAAACGGATGCTCCTCGATCCGCACTTCTTCGAGTCGCGGTATCGCGAGTTCAGGGATAAGTGGTTCGTTGTGGACAAGCAGGTGCTCAACTCCGGGATACCCTTCGATATCCGGCTCGGCGGCCTGCGCTTCCCGGTATTCGGCGAGATACCGTTCAGTGTCGACAACAATGCCACCTACCGCCACCTGCTCGACCTGAACTCGGATATCGCCGTCCGCAAACAGGACGTGGACGCCTACTACACTTACCTGGACACCATCCTGGATGCGGAATGGATCGAGGACCCGCTGCTGAAGCTCAGGGCGCGGCGTGAAAAGCTCAACGTATGGTGCTACCGGGTGCTCGAGGAGGCCTCCGGTGACGGCATCAGGCAGGATACACTGCTGAAGCTCTATAAACATATCAGCATCGTTCTGAAGCTGCTGATCAATGACTTCAGCTATGCGGGCAATTTCCTCTTCTTCGACGTGTCCGACGTCTTCCTCCCTCTTCATTCGGTGAATGTCTGCCTCCTCTCGATGATCGTCGGGCATATGATGAACAGGGAGGAGAGCGCCCTCTTCAACCTGGGGATAGCGGCGGTGCTCCATGATGTGGGCCGCGTGGCGATCAACGATGAGGGAGGCGAGGATGCCCCGAGCGGAGCAGCACGGGAGCTCTTCAAATCCCACGTCGTCAAAGGCCACGAGATCCTCGCGCCGTGCAGCGACGTGCCCAGGGCGGCGAAAGTCGTTGCGCTCACCCACCATGAGCACGTGGACGGCAGCGGCTATGTCTATGGGCTCACGGGGGAGAGGATACACCCGTTCTCGAAGATCGTGGGTGTAGTCGACACCTTCGAAAACCGCCTTGTAACCGACTTCAGGCATGCCTCCCTGAAGCGCGCGGAAATCATAGAAATGATGGCGAGGAACGGAGGGAGATTCGACCCCGATGTCCTCGCTGCCTTCATCCGCTTCATGGCCGGGGTTGCGCTGCTGTAA
- a CDS encoding GSU3473 family protein, with product MQRIEDKGCPLFCYEPYGICAAHEAHVPSIVERLDYCLTGKYRSCPLHSVKGARKIRVVYHDDTSGLVDKQRLDELIWQAQIKMFYRTDGWAVIGCSPLRVRRSSYEGLERRGIL from the coding sequence ATGCAAAGAATCGAGGACAAGGGCTGTCCGCTGTTCTGCTATGAACCATACGGAATCTGCGCTGCGCACGAGGCACATGTGCCGAGCATTGTGGAGCGCCTAGACTACTGCCTCACCGGAAAGTACCGCTCCTGCCCGCTGCATAGTGTAAAAGGCGCCCGGAAGATACGGGTGGTCTATCATGACGATACTTCCGGTCTCGTGGACAAGCAGCGACTGGATGAGCTTATATGGCAGGCGCAGATCAAGATGTTCTACCGCACTGACGGATGGGCGGTCATCGGGTGCTCGCCGCTCCGTGTCCGGCGCAGCAGCTACGAGGGCCTGGAACGGCGGGGAATCCTCTAA
- a CDS encoding PRC-barrel domain-containing protein, with amino-acid sequence MMKRSILVVLFAVCLVASSTAFATGQSGMADQSGSAGATRGAEDQSAGADATRGAQAGKAGKVVKADDLAGKKVQDRNRAEIGEIKSVAIDTSTGTAYALISMNDKLHPVPVSALTRVQDNYSLNIDKNRLAQAPTVTEDNMQQQLAQSSFSMQVHQFFGIAPPTGGGSQRQQR; translated from the coding sequence ATGATGAAGAGAAGCATCCTCGTCGTTTTGTTTGCAGTATGTTTGGTAGCCTCTTCAACAGCGTTTGCCACCGGCCAGAGCGGAATGGCGGACCAGTCGGGTAGCGCAGGCGCTACGAGAGGCGCAGAAGACCAATCGGCAGGCGCCGATGCCACGAGAGGCGCGCAGGCCGGCAAGGCCGGCAAGGTCGTCAAGGCGGACGACCTGGCGGGCAAGAAGGTCCAGGACAGAAACCGCGCCGAAATCGGAGAGATCAAGAGCGTCGCCATCGACACCTCGACCGGCACCGCCTATGCGCTGATCTCGATGAACGACAAGCTGCACCCTGTTCCGGTAAGCGCCCTGACAAGAGTGCAGGACAACTACTCGTTGAACATCGACAAAAACAGGCTCGCGCAAGCGCCGACGGTCACTGAAGACAACATGCAGCAGCAGCTCGCCCAGAGCAGCTTCAGCATGCAGGTGCATCAGTTCTTCGGCATCGCTCCCCCCACGGGCGGCGGCAGCCAGAGACAGCAGCGATAG
- a CDS encoding HD domain-containing phosphohydrolase: protein MGLLRNTIVHYTVITFVVMLFSSVSLGVVLSRQVTDYLIQTHIDIFPHVIRSLADEHPEVISFLNAPPGSAVPESVKIFFDEILSFGAVFRIKVWGKDGTILWSDKAEVIGKNFKDNPHFIEAMQGKTNYSKAMPEKAENVTERGHGMVLEIYTPLKGAGSFEGVVELYESDSRLYEQISTNIRFVWLTVSGAVTSLYVLLFLVFYRSHAAQQKIARQLMQTQDVTILALAYQAELRDMETGNHIERTSHYVEILARELRKDSPYRAPLSEEYIKDLVRSAPLHDIGKVGVPDAVLCKPGRLDPGEFETVKRHCAYGVMILEKAEQRLTFQSFLKVALQLVMHHHEKWNGQGYPHGLKGDEIPLAARIMTLSDVYDALRSKRCYKEALSHEQAVEIIRKERGAHFDPVIVDAFLKRERDFLAVSEQFADTPEHRPDPLIKDAACNCPEDAQTTGAGLVTGKI from the coding sequence ATGGGGCTTCTCAGGAATACTATCGTCCATTATACCGTCATCACTTTTGTCGTGATGCTTTTCTCGTCCGTCAGCCTCGGCGTCGTCCTCTCACGCCAGGTTACCGATTACCTCATACAGACCCATATCGACATTTTTCCCCATGTAATCAGATCATTAGCCGATGAGCATCCGGAGGTAATTTCCTTCCTGAATGCTCCTCCGGGCTCAGCGGTTCCCGAGAGCGTCAAAATCTTTTTCGATGAGATCCTCTCTTTCGGAGCAGTATTCAGGATAAAGGTCTGGGGGAAGGACGGCACGATTCTGTGGTCCGATAAGGCGGAGGTCATCGGCAAGAACTTCAAGGACAACCCCCACTTCATAGAGGCAATGCAGGGTAAAACCAACTATTCCAAGGCAATGCCCGAAAAAGCGGAGAACGTGACGGAGAGGGGACACGGTATGGTGCTCGAAATCTACACTCCCCTGAAAGGCGCAGGATCATTCGAGGGCGTCGTGGAGCTTTATGAATCGGACAGCAGGCTCTACGAACAGATCAGCACGAACATCCGCTTTGTATGGCTTACCGTTTCGGGCGCTGTAACCTCTCTCTACGTGCTCCTCTTTCTGGTCTTTTACCGCTCCCATGCCGCCCAGCAGAAGATCGCCAGGCAGCTCATGCAGACGCAGGACGTCACGATCCTCGCTCTCGCTTACCAGGCCGAGCTCCGCGACATGGAAACCGGCAACCACATCGAGCGGACATCCCACTATGTCGAAATACTCGCGAGGGAATTGAGGAAAGACTCCCCTTACCGCGCCCCCCTGAGCGAAGAGTACATAAAAGACCTTGTCAGGTCAGCACCCCTCCACGATATCGGCAAGGTCGGAGTGCCCGACGCCGTACTCTGCAAGCCCGGCAGGCTCGATCCCGGGGAGTTCGAAACGGTCAAGCGGCACTGCGCATACGGCGTCATGATCCTCGAAAAGGCCGAACAGCGGCTTACCTTCCAATCGTTCCTCAAAGTCGCTCTTCAGCTCGTCATGCACCATCATGAGAAATGGAACGGACAGGGCTATCCGCACGGCCTCAAGGGAGACGAAATACCGCTTGCAGCCCGCATCATGACCCTCTCGGACGTTTATGACGCCCTGAGGTCGAAGCGGTGCTACAAGGAGGCCCTCTCGCATGAGCAGGCCGTCGAGATTATCCGCAAAGAGAGGGGGGCGCACTTCGATCCCGTTATCGTCGATGCCTTTCTCAAAAGAGAGCGTGACTTCCTCGCCGTTTCCGAGCAGTTCGCCGATACGCCTGAGCACCGGCCTGACCCCCTCATCAAAGACGCCGCGTGCAACTGCCCGGAAGACGCCCAAACAACAGGTGCTGGTTTGGTTACCGGCAAGATCTGA
- a CDS encoding CBS domain-containing protein: MKVGSLLETKKNKRIITIDGGKSVEDAIRLMHEEKISGVLVTESGKTVGIFTERDVVRSYISKDGKKFKDIPLRDVMTATLISAGREDNVGDVMGLMVRNNIRHMPVMENGNVLGMLSIRDVIGL, encoded by the coding sequence ATGAAAGTAGGGAGCCTTTTGGAGACGAAGAAGAACAAGAGGATCATCACGATCGACGGCGGCAAGTCCGTGGAGGATGCGATCCGGCTGATGCACGAAGAGAAGATCAGCGGGGTCCTGGTGACCGAGAGCGGCAAAACCGTCGGGATCTTCACGGAGCGGGATGTGGTCAGGTCCTACATTTCGAAGGACGGAAAGAAGTTCAAGGATATCCCGCTGAGGGACGTCATGACCGCCACCCTGATCTCCGCAGGCCGCGAGGACAATGTGGGAGACGTGATGGGCCTGATGGTCCGGAACAACATCAGGCACATGCCGGTCATGGAGAACGGCAATGTCCTGGGCATGCTCTCGATCCGCGATGTCATCGGGCTGTAG
- a CDS encoding citrate synthase — protein sequence MDNVLKKVETLALQHDRLDPKMVKEKNIKLGLRNEDGTGVFVGITSKGQVIGYEKIISADGTERVNPIPGKLYYCGYDVEDLVAGKEAEGRLGFEETVYLLLTGELPAEGDLKSFSRELGKRRALPKEVKDMILSRPQHEDQMGSLHTIVSAMHLFDRNPNSTDIKDVTRQCIDLIAKFPTIIAYNYQRNLMKKKDMKRLIEPDPDLGIAENFLYMLSGKTPDRVTAELFDTMLIFHAEHGGGNNSTFSTRCVSSSGANTYMAICAGIGSLSGHLHGGANEAVVKMMSEIKKQVKDCEKEGEVCSCLEAILDKRAGDGSGKIFGLGHAVYTVSDPRAVYLEKKAEELAKMAGREREFALYKKIAHLAPKLVKERKGKVVCTNVDFYSGFVYQCMGIPKALFTPIFAMARVAGWSAHRIEEIIQGRIIRPSYVSSLKNRPKYVPMARR from the coding sequence ATGGACAATGTGCTGAAGAAGGTCGAGACCCTGGCATTGCAGCATGACCGGCTCGACCCTAAAATGGTCAAGGAGAAGAACATCAAGCTGGGCCTGAGAAACGAAGACGGCACCGGCGTGTTCGTGGGGATAACCAGCAAAGGGCAGGTGATCGGCTATGAAAAGATCATCAGCGCCGACGGCACCGAACGGGTCAACCCCATCCCGGGCAAGCTGTACTATTGCGGCTACGATGTCGAGGATCTGGTAGCAGGCAAAGAGGCGGAGGGGCGGCTGGGCTTCGAAGAGACCGTTTACCTTCTCCTGACCGGCGAGCTTCCTGCAGAGGGCGACCTGAAGAGCTTCTCGCGGGAGCTCGGAAAACGCCGGGCGCTGCCGAAAGAGGTAAAGGACATGATCCTCAGCCGGCCGCAGCACGAAGACCAGATGGGCTCGCTCCACACTATCGTGTCGGCAATGCACCTCTTCGATAGAAATCCGAACTCGACGGATATAAAAGACGTCACCCGTCAGTGCATCGACCTGATCGCGAAGTTTCCGACCATCATCGCGTACAACTACCAGAGAAACCTGATGAAGAAGAAGGATATGAAACGGCTGATCGAGCCCGACCCGGATCTCGGCATCGCCGAGAACTTCCTCTATATGCTCTCCGGCAAGACGCCCGACCGGGTCACCGCAGAGCTCTTCGACACGATGCTGATCTTCCATGCCGAGCACGGCGGCGGCAACAACTCGACCTTCTCGACCCGCTGCGTCTCTTCTTCAGGCGCGAACACCTACATGGCGATCTGCGCGGGCATCGGCTCGCTCTCGGGCCACCTCCACGGCGGCGCCAACGAAGCGGTCGTCAAGATGATGAGCGAGATCAAGAAGCAGGTCAAGGACTGCGAAAAAGAGGGCGAGGTCTGCTCCTGTCTCGAAGCGATCCTCGACAAGAGGGCAGGAGACGGCTCCGGAAAGATTTTCGGCCTGGGCCATGCGGTCTACACTGTTTCGGACCCCCGGGCCGTGTACCTCGAGAAGAAGGCCGAAGAGCTCGCGAAGATGGCCGGAAGAGAGCGGGAGTTCGCGCTCTACAAAAAGATCGCCCATCTGGCGCCGAAGCTCGTGAAGGAGAGGAAAGGCAAGGTGGTCTGCACCAACGTCGACTTCTATTCCGGCTTCGTCTACCAGTGCATGGGCATCCCCAAGGCGCTCTTCACCCCGATCTTCGCCATGGCGCGAGTCGCCGGCTGGTCGGCGCACCGCATCGAAGAGATCATTCAGGGGAGGATTATCAGACCGTCGTATGTGTCGTCCCTGAAAAACAGACCCAAGTACGTGCCGATGGCGAGGCGATAG
- a CDS encoding HDOD domain-containing protein, producing MQLPKEELLLKIRNGYALPALSPVVVRLMELATSEACSVGELSVLIEEDPSLAVRVVQLANSAFMRNGVQVSTIAQAIQRIGVNQLRIMALSLSLRETFPLAKAGPVDYEEFWRGALYRAVIAKSLAARLHTCNPDEAFISALTLEIGFLVFIDLFIKGRSGIRGIKPCPLEDLIAWERKEFGIDHREIGEAALRYWRFPEHIVACQRSYHVNIRESEVPPLALVCDVARSFSSIINDKAVSWHVPFYAAKSLYGIESDVLAKILSVAFDEVEDVSMTLKVVASREKDLAAVLDKARHALAALHKAAECWQHYAAGKAVRGRERASPGEGSYTTKQKLEMVAEELAAGMATILEFAEGLRERLDRLAGPWKQTERIRAECMRLECTLAALRQ from the coding sequence TTGCAACTGCCAAAAGAAGAACTCCTTCTGAAGATACGGAACGGCTACGCACTGCCCGCGCTCTCCCCGGTCGTCGTCCGGCTTATGGAGCTCGCGACGAGCGAGGCCTGCTCGGTAGGGGAGCTGTCCGTCCTGATAGAGGAAGACCCCTCGCTGGCAGTGCGCGTGGTTCAGCTCGCGAACTCGGCCTTCATGAGGAACGGCGTGCAGGTGAGCACGATAGCCCAGGCGATCCAGCGGATCGGGGTCAACCAGCTCAGGATCATGGCGCTCTCGCTCTCGCTGCGGGAGACCTTCCCCCTGGCCAAGGCCGGGCCCGTCGATTACGAGGAGTTCTGGCGGGGGGCGCTCTACCGGGCGGTCATCGCGAAGTCGCTCGCAGCCCGGCTCCACACCTGCAATCCCGACGAGGCCTTTATCTCGGCATTGACGCTCGAGATAGGGTTCCTGGTATTCATCGACCTCTTCATCAAGGGAAGGAGCGGCATCCGGGGCATCAAACCCTGCCCCCTCGAAGACCTCATCGCCTGGGAGCGGAAGGAGTTCGGCATCGACCACCGGGAGATAGGAGAAGCGGCGCTCCGGTACTGGCGCTTTCCCGAGCACATCGTGGCATGCCAGCGCTCCTATCATGTAAACATCCGGGAGTCCGAGGTCCCCCCGCTCGCCCTGGTCTGCGATGTGGCGCGGAGCTTTTCGAGCATTATAAACGACAAGGCTGTAAGCTGGCATGTCCCGTTCTATGCAGCAAAGAGTCTCTACGGCATCGAGAGCGACGTGCTGGCGAAGATCCTCTCGGTCGCCTTCGATGAGGTGGAAGACGTGTCCATGACCCTCAAAGTGGTTGCGAGCAGGGAGAAGGACCTCGCCGCGGTCCTCGATAAGGCGCGGCACGCCTTGGCAGCGCTTCATAAGGCAGCGGAATGCTGGCAGCACTACGCTGCCGGAAAGGCGGTGCGCGGCAGAGAGAGAGCGTCACCCGGAGAGGGGAGCTATACCACCAAACAGAAGCTCGAGATGGTGGCGGAAGAGCTGGCCGCAGGGATGGCGACGATCCTGGAGTTTGCAGAAGGGCTGCGAGAGCGCCTGGACAGGCTGGCGGGACCGTGGAAGCAGACAGAGCGTATCCGTGCGGAATGCATGCGGCTGGAGTGCACCCTTGCTGCCTTGAGGCAGTAG
- a CDS encoding cytochrome c3 family protein, which produces MRRQSRRLGTALLGIFPSALFVLLLLNVPLSTSAKVTGPCSNCHTMHNSQGGSPMATYGADGKPWKATNPATAFPALTRGTCLGCHGIGTSMIVTIGGSEIPQVYHTDASGDLAGGNFAYLLGTKGGGASDTKGHNVVDLGSAYKEDLLTTPPGMYHDHGVRNTNLTCSGDNGCHGWRGSWSSISSIKGAHHANVNGKLDVADQVHNSYRFLMNVKGFENNGTYKWQNKDATNHNEYFGASTPLNPANGCGMCHGSYWNGYVSITYTRPQNFTISGFCATCHGNFHTLDQIGGDNVSPFTRHPTDVLMSAADEYAAYNTYNVQTPVARATVPAAISSTVPAGERVVMCLSCHAAHATDYPDMLRWNWSTMVSTRSGGCYNCHTEK; this is translated from the coding sequence ATGAGAAGACAATCTCGGAGACTCGGAACCGCTCTGCTCGGTATTTTTCCGTCGGCGCTCTTCGTCCTCCTGCTTCTCAACGTACCGCTCTCGACCTCGGCAAAGGTGACCGGCCCCTGCTCCAACTGCCACACCATGCACAACAGTCAGGGCGGAAGCCCGATGGCCACCTACGGCGCTGACGGCAAGCCGTGGAAGGCGACGAATCCCGCCACTGCATTCCCCGCCTTGACACGAGGAACCTGCCTGGGGTGTCACGGCATAGGCACGTCCATGATCGTCACCATCGGCGGCAGCGAGATTCCCCAGGTGTACCACACCGACGCCTCCGGAGACCTCGCCGGCGGCAACTTCGCTTACCTGCTCGGGACCAAGGGAGGCGGCGCTTCCGACACCAAAGGGCACAACGTCGTCGACCTCGGAAGCGCCTACAAGGAAGATCTGCTCACGACGCCTCCCGGAATGTACCATGATCACGGCGTCAGGAATACCAATCTCACCTGCAGCGGCGACAATGGCTGCCATGGATGGCGCGGGAGCTGGTCCAGCATCAGCAGTATCAAAGGCGCCCACCATGCAAACGTGAACGGCAAGCTCGACGTTGCCGACCAGGTACACAACAGCTACCGCTTTCTGATGAATGTCAAAGGCTTCGAAAACAACGGCACGTACAAATGGCAGAACAAGGACGCAACCAACCATAACGAATACTTCGGCGCCTCGACCCCTCTGAACCCTGCAAACGGCTGCGGCATGTGCCACGGCAGCTACTGGAACGGATACGTATCCATCACCTACACCCGTCCGCAGAATTTCACCATCAGCGGCTTCTGCGCCACCTGCCACGGAAATTTCCACACGCTCGATCAGATCGGCGGGGACAACGTCTCGCCGTTTACGCGCCATCCGACCGATGTGCTCATGTCGGCTGCCGACGAGTATGCCGCCTACAACACGTATAACGTGCAGACGCCGGTAGCGCGGGCAACAGTCCCCGCTGCCATAAGCAGCACCGTCCCTGCGGGGGAGAGGGTCGTCATGTGCCTCTCCTGCCATGCAGCCCATGCTACCGATTATCCGGATATGCTCAGATGGAACTGGAGTACAATGGTAAGCACCAGGAGCGGCGGCTGCTATAACTGCCACACGGAGAAGTGA